Proteins encoded in a region of the Atopobium sp. oral taxon 416 genome:
- a CDS encoding DUF4038 domain-containing protein — protein MADKRASQGFTVYQTNLRSDFHEHSRFWLTRPDAEHPIPSPAVFAEEIDRRMHYLADLGLVNALGFAWGSSMESEGDAFGAAMTLAEQNTLARYGTLPVVWTIAVEASAYDPSRCDFLASALSEVAKTVHELDIYHYPVTVHSANERPFSDCFYDKDWYSFTLDQAGHGDFVVAESDYRDYLAKHADKPFVEGEALYEECSLLEENGPCRIDATMLRRVAYLTMQLGDAGYTYGAQGIWDNIWSEEDLKKTSSVRMMAAIFNRYGVAWTEAIDSPGAKQMGIRRCFFEEQEWWTLEPYGQGGSALLGRKTPLAAKNADGTHVVAYYAATTRRPLAVDGMKDESWVLRWFDPATGTYSGEEVRQMSGGRMRLPDKPTMDDWLLVLTRADSIFSKRMEQTQ, from the coding sequence ATGGCAGATAAGCGTGCTTCCCAGGGATTTACGGTCTATCAGACGAACCTCAGGAGCGATTTCCATGAGCACAGCCGCTTCTGGCTGACAAGGCCGGATGCAGAGCATCCCATCCCCAGCCCGGCTGTCTTTGCAGAAGAGATCGACCGTCGCATGCACTATCTCGCAGACCTCGGTCTTGTGAATGCACTCGGCTTTGCCTGGGGAAGCAGCATGGAGAGCGAAGGCGATGCGTTCGGCGCTGCTATGACCTTGGCGGAGCAGAATACGCTTGCCCGCTACGGGACGCTGCCTGTTGTCTGGACAATTGCCGTTGAAGCCTCAGCCTACGATCCTTCCCGCTGTGACTTCCTTGCCTCTGCCTTAAGCGAGGTGGCAAAGACCGTGCATGAGCTTGATATCTACCATTATCCCGTGACCGTGCACTCTGCCAATGAGCGTCCGTTCTCTGATTGCTTCTACGATAAGGACTGGTACAGCTTCACACTCGACCAGGCAGGGCACGGAGACTTCGTCGTAGCAGAGTCCGACTACCGGGACTATTTGGCCAAGCACGCGGACAAGCCGTTTGTCGAAGGAGAGGCGCTCTATGAAGAGTGCTCTTTGCTCGAGGAGAATGGCCCTTGCAGGATCGATGCCACGATGCTTCGCCGTGTGGCCTATCTGACCATGCAGCTCGGCGATGCTGGCTATACGTATGGTGCACAGGGCATCTGGGACAATATCTGGTCAGAGGAAGACCTCAAGAAGACGTCTTCTGTCCGCATGATGGCAGCCATCTTCAACCGCTACGGCGTTGCCTGGACCGAAGCGATAGATTCCCCCGGTGCCAAGCAGATGGGCATCAGGCGCTGCTTCTTTGAGGAGCAGGAATGGTGGACGCTCGAGCCTTATGGGCAAGGCGGCAGCGCGCTTCTCGGCAGGAAGACCCCTCTGGCTGCAAAGAACGCAGATGGCACGCATGTCGTGGCATACTATGCAGCGACGACGAGGCGTCCTCTTGCAGTTGATGGTATGAAGGATGAATCCTGGGTGCTCCGGTGGTTCGATCCGGCCACGGGCACCTATAGCGGAGAAGAAGTACGGCAGATGTCGGGCGGACGGATGCGTCTGCCTGACAAGCCGACGATGGATGACTGGCTGCTGGTCCTTACCAGGGCTGACAGCATCTTTTCGAAGAGGATGGAGCAGACACAATGA
- the mazG gene encoding nucleoside triphosphate pyrophosphohydrolase: MSKDRNGSTGAGHRATCEETNDIRTDQADRLDVLCNSVDALTHEREGSPETQPEFEELVRTIWRLRQPDGCPWDKAQTHESIAKNMIEEAYEAVDATHEQDDANLREELGDVLMQVLLHAQIAADEGSFDIRDVCRDLNCKLIRRHPHVFGTPEGEKPVPAQTDVADVPDIWDQVKREERISKGKKSGEEPGLLDSVPISLPALMQVQKISERTAKVGFDWQTTSDVWDKAHEEVGEFKTEPSGSECAFEEVGDVLFSLVNVARKEHIDAEAALAFANRQFHSRWASMERAAKVSDKPLDACSAEELDQLWRSAKQEEHEQSQRQNS; the protein is encoded by the coding sequence ATGAGCAAAGATCGAAATGGTAGCACCGGTGCTGGACACAGAGCCACCTGCGAAGAAACGAATGATATCCGTACCGATCAAGCGGACAGGCTGGATGTGCTCTGCAACAGCGTGGATGCACTGACCCACGAACGAGAAGGCTCGCCTGAAACGCAGCCTGAGTTCGAGGAGCTTGTTCGTACCATCTGGCGCCTGAGGCAACCTGACGGGTGCCCTTGGGACAAGGCCCAGACGCATGAGAGCATAGCGAAGAACATGATCGAGGAAGCCTACGAAGCCGTAGACGCAACTCATGAGCAAGATGATGCCAATCTGCGCGAGGAGCTCGGAGATGTACTCATGCAGGTGCTGCTTCATGCACAGATAGCGGCAGACGAAGGCTCCTTCGATATCCGCGACGTCTGCCGGGACCTCAACTGCAAGCTGATTCGCCGCCATCCCCATGTATTCGGCACTCCAGAAGGGGAGAAACCTGTTCCGGCTCAAACGGATGTTGCAGACGTGCCAGACATCTGGGACCAGGTGAAGCGCGAAGAGCGTATCTCGAAAGGCAAGAAGTCGGGCGAGGAGCCGGGACTTCTGGACTCTGTGCCCATCTCGCTTCCCGCTCTCATGCAGGTCCAGAAGATCTCGGAGCGTACTGCCAAGGTCGGCTTCGACTGGCAGACCACATCAGATGTCTGGGACAAGGCCCATGAGGAAGTGGGGGAGTTTAAGACAGAGCCATCCGGCTCCGAGTGTGCCTTCGAAGAGGTTGGCGACGTCCTCTTCTCTCTTGTCAATGTTGCACGCAAGGAGCATATCGATGCAGAGGCTGCCCTGGCATTCGCGAACCGACAGTTCCACAGCCGCTGGGCTTCGATGGAGAGAGCGGCAAAGGTTTCAGACAAGCCCCTGGATGCGTGTTCTGCAGAAGAGCTCGATCAGCTCTGGAGATCGGCGAAACAGGAAGAGCATGAGCAGTCGCAGCGGCAGAACAGCTAG
- a CDS encoding DUF5655 domain-containing protein: MRKEAELMMESRSAYVPGTAECAFFKGHEEALPLYAAFMQQTQAALPEFGIRVQKTQITLCNRHVFSCVSFLRVRPKALMPASFFTLTFGLEHPLESARIDAKVEAYRNRWTHHVVLSDAGQIDEELLSWLREAYDFAQQKR; encoded by the coding sequence GTGAGAAAAGAAGCGGAGCTGATGATGGAGAGCAGGAGCGCTTATGTGCCAGGCACGGCAGAATGCGCCTTCTTTAAAGGCCATGAAGAGGCTCTGCCTCTCTATGCAGCATTCATGCAGCAGACACAGGCAGCGCTTCCTGAGTTCGGCATCCGTGTCCAGAAGACCCAGATCACGCTCTGCAACCGGCATGTCTTCAGCTGCGTCTCGTTTCTCCGCGTTCGTCCAAAAGCGCTAATGCCCGCGTCATTCTTCACGCTGACATTCGGCCTCGAACATCCGCTCGAATCGGCGCGCATCGATGCGAAAGTCGAAGCATATCGAAACAGATGGACCCACCATGTAGTTCTGAGCGATGCAGGACAGATCGACGAAGAGCTGCTTTCATGGCTGAGAGAGGCATACGATTTCGCTCAGCAGAAGAGGTAG
- a CDS encoding phosphoketolase, translating to MAQPVLGTPWKKLNRAVSDEEVTWLDRYWRCANYLSVGQIYLRSNPLMRADFKNEDGPDGFTREDVKHRLVGHWGTTPGLNFLYAHVNRLIHDHQQNTLFLMGPGHGGPAGTSQSLLDGTYREIRPDITDDEAGLQKFFRQFSYPGGIPSHYAPETPGSLHEGGELGYVLSHAYGAVLDNPSMLAVAVVGDGEAETGPLATSWQTNKFMDPLTDGIVLPILHLNGYKIANPTILARISDGEREEFFRGMGYHPYSFVAGFDEEDHESIHRRFAALLEAVFDEICDIKERAAAGESSRPFYPMIIFRTPKGWTCPKTIDGKKIEGSWRAHQVPLASARDTEAHFQVLRGWLESYEPSGLFTPEGSIRSEVTEFMPEGKLRIGANPNANGGVIRKPLVLPKAEDYAFDVDTKGHGAGTTESTHVLGEYTAELINNNRDRFRIFGPDETASNRLQPSYQVTDKQWFNGDLNDDPANDEHLAPVGNVIEQLSEHQCEGLLEGYLLTGRHGLWSSYESFVHIVDSMVNQHAKWLEATVRHIPWRKPISGLNMLLSSHVWRQDHNGFSHQDPGFVDVLLNKCWNNDHVVNIYYPADANMLLAVAERCYQSTNCINGIFAGKQPEATWLSLADAREELKKGAAEWKWASTAKPGTEPEIVLGCCGDVPTQEILAATELLDALGVKVRVVNVVELLKIQNAQENDEALSDDEFAELFTTDRPVLFAFHAYPDTIHRLIWHRPNHDNFHVHGYEEYGSTTTPYDMLRLNHMDRWALAADALRILDAEKWADQICRWEKFRQDAFQFAVDRGYDHPAFTDWVWHDAKDTGAALSATKATGGDNE from the coding sequence ATGGCTCAGCCTGTTTTGGGTACGCCCTGGAAGAAGCTCAACCGTGCCGTTTCGGATGAGGAGGTCACCTGGCTCGACCGCTATTGGCGCTGCGCGAACTACCTGTCCGTCGGCCAGATCTATCTCCGTTCCAACCCGCTCATGAGGGCAGACTTCAAGAACGAGGATGGTCCTGACGGTTTCACACGCGAGGATGTGAAGCACCGTCTCGTCGGCCACTGGGGAACGACGCCGGGCCTGAACTTCCTCTATGCCCATGTGAATCGCCTCATCCATGACCACCAGCAGAACACGCTCTTCCTGATGGGCCCGGGCCACGGCGGACCGGCTGGCACCTCGCAGAGCCTGCTCGATGGTACATACCGCGAGATCCGTCCGGACATCACGGACGACGAGGCAGGACTCCAGAAGTTCTTCCGCCAGTTCTCCTATCCTGGCGGCATCCCTTCGCACTATGCTCCTGAGACCCCGGGCTCCCTCCATGAGGGTGGTGAGCTCGGCTACGTGCTCTCCCATGCCTATGGTGCCGTGCTCGACAACCCGAGTATGCTCGCTGTGGCAGTCGTGGGTGACGGCGAGGCCGAGACCGGTCCTCTCGCTACGAGCTGGCAGACGAACAAGTTCATGGATCCTCTGACGGATGGCATCGTCCTGCCGATCCTTCACCTCAATGGCTACAAGATTGCGAACCCGACGATTCTGGCGCGCATCTCTGACGGTGAGCGCGAAGAGTTCTTCCGCGGCATGGGCTACCATCCGTACAGCTTCGTTGCTGGCTTCGACGAGGAGGACCACGAGTCCATCCACAGGCGCTTCGCAGCACTGCTCGAGGCAGTCTTCGACGAGATCTGCGACATCAAGGAACGTGCGGCTGCAGGCGAGAGCTCCCGTCCGTTCTATCCTATGATCATCTTCCGTACCCCGAAGGGCTGGACATGCCCGAAGACCATCGACGGAAAGAAGATCGAGGGTTCCTGGCGTGCACATCAGGTGCCGCTGGCATCTGCCCGCGATACCGAAGCACACTTCCAGGTGCTCAGGGGTTGGCTCGAATCATATGAGCCCTCTGGCCTCTTCACGCCGGAAGGTTCCATCCGTTCCGAGGTCACGGAGTTCATGCCAGAAGGCAAGCTCAGGATCGGCGCGAACCCGAATGCCAATGGCGGCGTCATCAGGAAGCCGCTTGTCCTTCCGAAGGCAGAGGACTACGCCTTCGACGTGGACACGAAGGGCCATGGTGCAGGCACGACCGAGTCGACCCACGTGCTGGGCGAGTACACAGCCGAGCTTATCAATAACAACCGTGATCGCTTCCGTATCTTCGGTCCGGACGAGACGGCTTCTAACCGCCTGCAGCCGAGCTACCAGGTGACGGACAAGCAGTGGTTCAACGGTGACCTCAACGACGATCCGGCAAACGACGAGCACCTCGCTCCTGTCGGCAATGTTATCGAGCAGCTCTCCGAGCACCAGTGCGAAGGCCTGCTCGAGGGTTACCTCCTGACCGGGCGCCATGGCCTCTGGTCTTCCTACGAGTCCTTCGTGCACATCGTCGACTCCATGGTGAACCAACATGCCAAGTGGCTCGAGGCAACCGTGCGCCACATCCCATGGAGAAAGCCGATCTCCGGCCTCAACATGCTGCTTTCGAGCCATGTCTGGCGCCAGGACCACAATGGCTTCTCCCACCAGGATCCGGGCTTCGTGGATGTGCTGCTCAACAAGTGCTGGAACAACGACCATGTGGTGAACATCTACTATCCGGCAGATGCGAACATGCTGCTCGCCGTGGCAGAGCGCTGCTACCAGTCCACGAACTGCATCAATGGCATCTTCGCAGGCAAACAGCCTGAGGCTACGTGGCTCTCGCTCGCAGATGCACGCGAGGAGCTCAAGAAGGGTGCTGCCGAGTGGAAGTGGGCATCCACGGCCAAGCCGGGCACCGAGCCTGAGATCGTCCTCGGTTGCTGCGGTGATGTGCCGACGCAGGAGATACTTGCGGCAACCGAGCTTCTCGATGCGCTCGGCGTGAAGGTTCGTGTCGTGAACGTCGTCGAGCTTCTGAAGATCCAGAACGCGCAGGAGAATGACGAGGCACTCTCCGACGACGAGTTCGCAGAGCTCTTCACGACGGACCGTCCAGTGCTCTTTGCCTTCCATGCCTATCCTGACACGATTCATCGCCTGATCTGGCACCGTCCGAACCATGACAACTTCCACGTGCATGGCTATGAGGAGTACGGCTCCACGACGACACCCTACGATATGCTCCGCTTGAACCACATGGACCGCTGGGCTCTTGCGGCAGATGCTCTGAGGATCCTGGATGCCGAGAAGTGGGCAGACCAGATCTGCAGATGGGAGAAATTCCGTCAGGATGCATTCCAGTTCGCTGTGGATAGGGGCTACGACCACCCTGCCTTCACGGACTGGGTGTGGCACGATGCAAAGGACACGGGTGCTGCCCTTTCTGCTACGAAGGCAACTGGTGGAGATAACGAGTAA
- a CDS encoding ABC transporter permease yields the protein MLLALSGALYQGILWGIMVLGVFITYKMLDIADLTVDGSFALGGCVAATASVTLGLDPLVAILLGTLAGVIAGAVTGLLHTLFDIPAILAGILTQIALWSINLRIMGKSNVPLLNVDTVFTRLSSLLGVSQSVAFFIVGIIVAVLCIVLLYWFFGTEIGSALRATGQNEHMCRALGIDVRVTKLIALMISNGLVGLSGALVCQSQKYADINMGTGAIVIGLAAIVIGEVLGRLTPGKLQAFGSRLTSAVVGSVVYFLIRAIVLQMGMDANDMKLFSAIIVALALVIPVILERRQQRLAYKKGGER from the coding sequence ATGCTTCTAGCTCTATCCGGGGCCTTGTACCAGGGCATCCTCTGGGGCATCATGGTCCTGGGTGTCTTCATCACCTACAAGATGCTCGATATCGCAGACCTGACCGTCGACGGCAGCTTTGCACTTGGCGGCTGCGTTGCCGCCACCGCATCCGTCACCTTGGGCCTCGATCCTCTTGTCGCTATCCTTCTGGGCACCCTTGCCGGCGTCATCGCAGGAGCTGTCACCGGCCTTCTGCACACGCTCTTCGATATTCCTGCCATCCTCGCGGGAATCCTTACGCAGATTGCCCTCTGGTCCATCAACCTGCGCATCATGGGCAAGTCCAATGTGCCGCTCCTGAATGTCGATACGGTCTTCACGCGTCTTTCCTCGCTTCTGGGCGTCTCCCAGAGCGTTGCTTTCTTCATTGTCGGCATCATTGTCGCCGTACTCTGCATCGTCCTTCTGTACTGGTTCTTCGGCACAGAAATCGGCTCGGCGCTGCGTGCAACCGGCCAGAACGAGCATATGTGCCGCGCCCTCGGAATCGATGTCCGTGTGACGAAGCTCATTGCCCTCATGATTTCGAACGGCCTTGTCGGCCTTTCCGGCGCTCTTGTCTGCCAGAGCCAGAAGTACGCTGATATCAATATGGGCACGGGCGCCATCGTTATCGGTCTTGCCGCCATCGTTATCGGCGAGGTCCTGGGACGCCTCACCCCGGGCAAGCTCCAGGCATTCGGCAGCCGCCTGACCTCTGCTGTCGTCGGCTCTGTCGTCTATTTCCTGATCCGTGCAATCGTCCTCCAGATGGGCATGGATGCGAACGATATGAAGCTCTTCTCTGCCATCATCGTCGCCCTTGCCCTTGTCATTCCTGTCATCCTGGAGCGCAGGCAGCAGCGCCTTGCCTACAAGAAGGGAGGCGAGCGCTGA
- a CDS encoding ABC transporter substrate-binding protein: protein MPQEERTDNKEAVSMTTNITRRDALSLFGGAAAFAALGGLAACSGTSGEKKYKIGVLQLTEHDALDAANAGFVQALDDSGISYTIDQQNAQNDQSACQTIAQKLVNDGDDLILTIATPAAQAVAGATTEIPIVGTAITDFAASGLVASNDAPGGNVTGTSDLTPVAEQFDLLMQLLPNAKTVGVLYCTAESNSDVQVQMAEAAAKKRNLTVTRYSVSNSNEIQQVVESMVGKVDACYAPTDNTIAAGMATVSMVANENKLPVICGEKGMVDNGGLATYGIDYNKLGYKAGEMAVKILKGESKPADMPIETLDASECTLTTNEETAKAVGVDLSVIQ from the coding sequence ATGCCCCAAGAAGAGCGCACCGACAATAAGGAGGCTGTCAGCATGACCACTAACATCACGCGTCGCGATGCTCTCTCGCTGTTTGGAGGCGCTGCAGCTTTTGCAGCGCTGGGAGGACTCGCTGCATGCTCGGGCACGAGCGGCGAGAAGAAGTACAAGATCGGCGTCCTTCAGCTCACGGAACATGATGCACTCGATGCAGCGAACGCTGGCTTTGTCCAGGCTCTGGATGATTCAGGCATCTCCTACACGATCGATCAGCAGAATGCCCAGAACGACCAGTCGGCCTGCCAGACCATTGCACAGAAGCTCGTGAACGACGGCGATGACCTTATCCTCACAATCGCCACCCCTGCCGCCCAGGCTGTGGCAGGTGCCACGACCGAGATTCCCATCGTCGGCACGGCAATCACCGACTTCGCCGCCTCCGGACTCGTCGCCTCAAATGACGCTCCTGGCGGCAATGTGACGGGCACTTCCGACCTCACGCCGGTAGCAGAGCAGTTCGACCTTCTCATGCAGCTCCTTCCCAATGCCAAGACGGTCGGCGTACTCTACTGCACCGCCGAATCCAACTCCGACGTCCAGGTACAGATGGCAGAGGCGGCTGCGAAGAAGCGCAATCTCACTGTGACGCGCTACTCCGTATCGAACTCGAACGAGATACAGCAGGTCGTCGAATCCATGGTCGGCAAGGTCGATGCCTGCTATGCACCGACCGACAACACCATCGCTGCCGGCATGGCAACGGTCTCCATGGTTGCAAACGAGAACAAGCTTCCCGTCATCTGTGGCGAGAAGGGCATGGTCGACAACGGCGGCCTCGCCACCTACGGCATCGACTACAACAAGCTCGGCTACAAGGCTGGCGAGATGGCCGTCAAGATCCTGAAGGGCGAGTCCAAACCGGCAGACATGCCTATCGAGACGCTCGACGCCAGCGAGTGCACCCTCACCACAAATGAGGAGACGGCAAAGGCAGTCGGCGTCGATCTCTCTGTTATCCAGTAA
- a CDS encoding ABC transporter ATP-binding protein: MLKLTNVTKTFNKGTVNEKPALRDVNLDLADGDFVTVIGGNGAGKSTLLNIVAGVFPPDGGTIELDGKDVSRLPEYKRAADLGRVFQNPMRGTAADMQIDENLALAARRGQHRGLAWGITKEERESYVDRLKELDLGLETRLTSKVGLLSGGQRQALTLLMAVLKKPKLLLLDEHTAALDPKTAAKVVSLTQKLVDENGLTTLMVTHNMHDAIRLGNRLIMMHEGQIIYDVRGAEKAKLEVADLLKKFEEVSGGELANDRMLLS; encoded by the coding sequence ATGCTCAAGCTCACGAATGTCACGAAGACCTTCAACAAAGGCACGGTGAACGAGAAGCCGGCTCTGCGCGACGTGAACCTCGATCTTGCTGACGGCGACTTCGTCACCGTGATCGGCGGCAATGGCGCTGGCAAGTCGACGCTTCTGAATATCGTTGCAGGCGTCTTCCCGCCTGACGGAGGCACGATCGAGCTCGACGGCAAGGATGTCTCGCGCTTGCCCGAATACAAGCGCGCAGCAGATCTGGGACGTGTCTTCCAGAACCCCATGCGCGGCACGGCTGCCGATATGCAGATCGACGAGAACCTGGCTCTCGCAGCACGGCGCGGACAGCACCGCGGACTCGCCTGGGGCATCACGAAGGAAGAGCGTGAAAGCTATGTCGACCGCCTGAAGGAGCTCGACCTTGGCCTCGAGACGCGTCTGACCTCGAAGGTGGGACTGCTTTCTGGCGGCCAGCGCCAGGCGCTGACGCTTCTCATGGCAGTGCTCAAGAAGCCGAAACTTCTGCTTCTCGACGAGCATACGGCTGCCCTCGATCCCAAGACAGCTGCCAAGGTCGTCTCGCTCACCCAGAAGCTCGTCGACGAGAATGGGCTTACCACCCTCATGGTCACGCACAACATGCACGATGCCATCAGGCTTGGCAACAGGCTCATCATGATGCATGAAGGCCAGATCATCTACGACGTGCGTGGTGCGGAGAAGGCAAAGCTCGAGGTGGCAGACCTGCTGAAGAAGTTTGAGGAGGTCTCGGGCGGCGAGCTTGCAAACGACCGCATGCTCCTCTCGTAG
- a CDS encoding RpiB/LacA/LacB family sugar-phosphate isomerase has protein sequence MKIAMANDHAGTDLKNQIKKWLESEGHEVVDFGTYDHESCDLSDFVLPAALSIAKGGCNRGIFVDGVGYGSAMIANKVRGIFACVCQDPVCAELARQHNDANVLCLGGKIIGPVLAMAIAKTWMATEPLTAEKYVRRRNKVAKIDEDYTKPLE, from the coding sequence ATGAAGATTGCAATGGCAAATGATCATGCAGGAACAGACCTCAAGAATCAGATCAAGAAGTGGCTCGAGTCCGAAGGACATGAGGTGGTGGATTTCGGTACCTATGACCATGAGTCATGCGACCTCTCCGACTTCGTCCTTCCTGCCGCGCTCAGCATCGCGAAGGGCGGATGCAACCGTGGCATCTTTGTCGACGGCGTCGGCTATGGATCTGCCATGATAGCGAACAAGGTACGTGGCATATTCGCCTGTGTCTGCCAGGATCCTGTCTGCGCCGAGCTGGCACGCCAGCACAACGATGCGAATGTTCTCTGCCTGGGCGGCAAGATCATCGGACCGGTGCTGGCAATGGCAATAGCGAAGACATGGATGGCAACTGAGCCGCTGACTGCCGAGAAGTATGTCCGCAGGCGTAACAAGGTAGCCAAGATCGACGAGGACTATACCAAGCCTCTGGAATAG
- a CDS encoding LacI family DNA-binding transcriptional regulator, whose translation MKGESMGKVTLKDIAREVGVSPSTVSLVLNGRYVRASDAKRQAILDCARQKHYVPNQIARSLVSQRSDTLGLIIPNIESRFFSSLAKHLEQRCRKAGYALLIANSDDVPENDAELVRLFVNRGVDGIFLVAAGGLAPDPALAEMLSSLPVPFLMVDRVLEGVQGDSVSFDNVLGGYLATRHLLEQGHRRICCVANLQEGTGRKRVQGYEKALREMDVVPEHALELQSRYYIPDAYHVGDAVIATGATAVVATSDNIALGLLKRFLERGLHVPEDLSIVSYDNSAAGVLFEPALTSIEQNVNELSEAVLSLMIERLRGTLPLEPKACPLVPKLVYKDSVRVP comes from the coding sequence ATGAAAGGGGAGAGCATGGGCAAGGTGACGCTCAAGGATATCGCACGCGAGGTGGGCGTCTCGCCCTCTACGGTCTCGCTTGTCCTCAATGGACGCTATGTGCGCGCCTCCGATGCAAAGCGCCAGGCCATCCTCGACTGCGCACGCCAGAAGCACTATGTGCCGAACCAGATTGCACGAAGCCTCGTCTCCCAGCGCTCCGATACCCTTGGCCTCATCATTCCCAACATCGAGAGCCGCTTCTTCAGCTCGCTTGCGAAGCATCTCGAGCAGCGCTGCAGGAAGGCAGGATATGCCCTCCTGATCGCAAACTCGGACGATGTGCCGGAAAACGATGCAGAGCTCGTGCGCCTCTTCGTGAACCGTGGCGTCGACGGCATATTCCTCGTTGCGGCAGGAGGTCTGGCACCCGACCCTGCGCTCGCAGAGATGCTCTCGTCTTTGCCTGTCCCATTCCTGATGGTCGACCGTGTGCTCGAAGGCGTTCAGGGCGACTCCGTGAGCTTCGACAATGTGCTTGGCGGCTACCTCGCGACAAGGCATCTCCTGGAGCAGGGGCACCGTCGCATCTGCTGCGTCGCGAACCTGCAGGAAGGCACGGGCAGGAAGCGCGTACAGGGCTATGAGAAGGCACTTCGCGAGATGGATGTTGTGCCTGAGCATGCGCTCGAGCTCCAGAGCCGCTACTACATCCCCGACGCCTACCATGTGGGGGATGCCGTGATTGCGACAGGGGCGACTGCGGTCGTCGCCACCTCAGACAACATCGCGCTGGGGCTTCTGAAGCGCTTCCTTGAGCGGGGGCTCCATGTGCCGGAAGACCTCTCTATTGTGAGCTACGACAACTCGGCAGCAGGCGTGCTCTTCGAGCCGGCACTTACCTCGATTGAGCAGAACGTGAACGAGCTTTCCGAAGCTGTCCTTTCTCTCATGATCGAGCGGCTCAGAGGGACGCTTCCACTCGAGCCGAAAGCCTGCCCTCTTGTGCCGAAGCTCGTCTACAAGGACTCGGTCAGGGTGCCCTGA